attggcttttcctatggactcaatgtgatcttggatcacttaaaatgaaaaaGATGTAGAGTTCTGAGCTTTGAGTTTGAgtcaattctttgtccttagcattttgaagggtccacttttcttatccatgccatgccaatcattgagttttcctgaaatgtttatcttgaaataacattagctcaataaattatatgttgttaggaattaccaaaaccattcaggaatagttgcactttcacttagtTGTCTTGAACTTGCTCATAGTCATCTCGCAAGAAAAAAAAACTTGGTCATAGTCGCTCCAATATCCTTTTCTTGCTTGCTGAACTGTCTTGGAGTGATTATCCATGTTGTAACTTGTTCCTGAGCAAAGTTTGATGAAATTTGACGCCTTGGGCGCCTCTGATTTGTTAAAAAAAATGTGGTGGCAGCAGCCGTAATTTCGGAGAGAAGATGAGGCATGGCATCTTTGCTGTAAATACCACTACCTGCTACCACTCTCTCGTCTCTCCCCCTTTCTTTCTCCGTGGACACAGCGGCGACCCGCAACAGCGCCCAACCACCTGCGGCGCGACCTAGCCGGCGACCGGCGGCACCACcggtccggcgaggggcggcgttCAGGTAACAGCCTCTCCCCTGCCTACATGTCTCCGCTTCTCCCCTCGCCTATAGTTGCTCTTTAACCTAAAATCTGAGATCGTGGGGATTTCCTGTCCTTTTTCCCCTAACCAACGCGCGATTCTCGTTCTCTGCTGAATGCGAGCAACCAAACCCTAGTCTTCTTTTGCGAGGACCCATCTAGTCGCGCTCTAGGTTCGATTTTGTTCTTGAAAAAAACTCGCTTTCCACCAAATTTTGGGGGTTTACCTTAAGTCCTAGTAAACCCCACTCGATGCTtctagaggagggagggagggagacgaCATCCATGCATTCCCTGGTTATTAACGGGGTTAAAGACGTAGTATTATTCATGCGAGATCTCTATTCATGCCGTGCCCAGGTCAGGAAACTTTTTCGCAGTGTCCAAAACTCCACCTTGAAATTGTATGGCGTTTCAGgtctgaaatgttgcaggttcaggaAAGATGATCTGGGTGCCTCCTTCAGTAATGTCTCCTTTGTTAGTTATCCGACACCGGACCTAGTTCTTGCATATACTGCTGCTTTTGTTCTTTAATTTTGTTCGAAATGCTTTCATGCTCTCCTAACAAAGCCTTGCACCTCCTTGGTGGATGAGCGCCAAGGCGGCGGCCTCGGATTGCAATGCATTTGCATTCATGACTCTATGGGGCAGGGCTGTGCCTTTGCATTGTGTGGGTGGCGACCTGGTGCTGTGTAGGTAGCGAGTTCGTTGACCCGGTCGATGCGACCCGAGGGGTCGGTCTGGCTGGTACGTCTAGGCAGCGGCCTCGGATTTTCCCGCATCATTTGTGGTCTGCAGGCGGGCGTCTCGTGTAGCATGGGCTATGGCGTTAGTTTTGTGCAACGGTGCGGCTTGCCTACGAGTGGTGGAAGTCGGAGCGGCGGCTCCGGATCCGAGGGTGTGTGTTTTGGTGCGGTTGTAGCTGTCGTGTGGTCGACGAGGCTTTGTCGCTTGTGCGCATTTTGGCCTAGTTTCCCTTATGAACTGGGCTGCTATGTTTGGTTTTCGATCCGGTTTTCGTTATAAACTGGACACTCTTGGCATGTTGGCCACTTTGAGTAATATATTCATGGTCAGTATGTTGATTGCCATGGTAAATCCATGCCCGCCTTTTGGTCATTGTATTGGGCTATGTTCCCTGTTAAAGTTAGCATGAATCATGGCAGAAATCTAGTAGTACTAATAGTCGGTGCCTTTGAATGCTGATAAATTTCTGAGATCTTTCCACACTAAGGGACTGCCGAAAGAAAAGTCTTCTCTGATTTTGAGTTGCCAGTAGGCAAATGAACTAGCAGGAACAAACTTCTGTATACACGGTTAGTCGTTAAAGGCCCCAAAACCGGTATGTCTGCGCATGTCAAATGCACATAGAGTTGTTTGATTACTTTGGTGTGCTGCGCGGTGAAACCGGTAGATACATGACggtcttaatacaaaaggtagaaaCGGCATTGCCCCAGTCGCTTGTAGAAAGACATTTATTTCCTCTTTAGGATTTTATCTGTTGCTCCTAATTTAATGTTATGTCCCCTGTTAAAGTTAGCATCAATTATGGTAGAAATCTAGTGGTACTAATAGTTGGAGCCTTTGAATGCTGATAAATTTCTGAAATCTTTGCACACTAACGGACTGCCGCAAGAAATGTCCTCTCTGATTTTGAGTTGCGAGTAGGGAAATGAACTAGCAGGAACAAACTTCTGTATACACGGTTAGTCGTTACAGGGCCCAAAACCAGTATGTCTGCGCATGTCAAATGCACATAGACTTGTTTGATTACTTTGTTGTGCCCCGCGGTGACATGGGTTGCTGCTCTCTGCAATGAGAAAAGAATGTCACGGTTACTTCCATCAACTGTAGTTTGTTTTGAGATTTGTGTGGGTTTTTTATAAGTATGCTGCACCACAACTCTTTTGATGCATTTATGTAAGTTGACCAAAAGCACACTTATTCTACAATTGCTGAGTACAATATATAGTAACTAGCTATAAATTCCTGAGAAGTATAACATAGAAGTGAAAAACCATAGTTTTAAGCCTTTAGTGTAGCATGCCTAATACGTTGTTCTAGTAGATACATAACGGTCTTAATACAATAGGTAGAAACGGCATTGCCCCAGTCGCTTGTAGAAAGACATTtatttcctctttattttatctgtTGATCTTATGACAGTATATTTGCAATTGTATGTTCTCTATAACAGAAGAAATGCGTTTTAAATTTTTCCTGCCTATAATAGCTTAAACATGTTTCTCTATGGTATTCAGTGAAGGATTGTTGCACCACCTGAAGGCTGATATTATTCATGTATAAATTTGACTTTTGGCAGGTTGTCAACCATGGTTTTCCTTCAGGAGGAGATGTCTTGGAACGTGCTGATCTCACCGGACCAGCTGAGCCCCAAGGGCCTGCTGCTCCGCAAGTCCATCATCGTGCGTCTTCTGGAGGACGTCACCAACAGGAAGGCCTCCAAGGAGCATGGCTACTACATTGCTGTCAATGAGCTGAAGACAATATCTGAAGGGAAGGTTCGTGAGCTGACCGGAGATGTTCTTTTCCCGGTCACATTCACCTGCATCACTCAGAGGCCTATGAAGGGGGAGATCTTGGTCGGCTCCGTGGAGAAGATCCTCAAGCACGGCGTCTTCCTCAAATCTGGGCCAATCGAAAGCATCTTCCTGTCGGAGAAGTCGATGAGCGACTACAAGTACATGGGCGGCGAGAACCCCTTGTTCATGAACGACCACTCGAAGCTGGAGAGGGACACCGCCGTGCGCTTCAAGGTCATGGGGTTCCGCTGGATGGAGGCAGACCGCCAGTTCCAGCTCCTTGCGTCGCTGGCTGGTGATTTCCTCGGGCCGCTGTGAGCTGCTTCGGAGATGCTAAACCTGGTCCCTGCTGTACATTTTGGTATcctggtggtggtggatgaactTTGCTGTTGTGATGGGCGATGGCATATGTTTGCCGTGACTTTTCGCAGTTGATGCAAGCTGTAGGGTGTTATGACAATGGGATTTAGCTCCATGTCTTGAACTCATCAGTGTAGTGTGAATTATGACGAGCCTGCGTTTGAAGATATCACTTTTAACCTGGATGCATGTGTTTGTGGCCTTCTACTTGCTTGCATGCTTCCCATTTGATCTTTGCTTAAAGCAAATACAAACGCTGGTAGGATTATCATCATGATCCACTGTGGCATCAGATGCAACCGTAATGTGACTGTTCTTTTAATGCTGAAAGAAAATTACTAGCATCTGCAATGGACAGCAGAATCCATTTTATTCAGACTCTACAAACTGTATGCAACAAACAGCAGCACGGACTGACTCATGGAGCAAAAGCTAGGCTGAAGATAAGCACACAAATGTACAGGATGTACAGGACACATGCACAGATTACACACACCTGGGAATCATCCACAGGCTAATTGTCAATTATTATTACAAATAACACTGGATGGTTCAATAAGTTGCGGCCAACTGGATATATAGGACTCTGGCAAACTAAAACACATGTGGACATTTGCGATGATGAGATCAGGCATGGTTACTCGCTGGCTTGACAACGGTGACAGGGCAGGCGGCATTGTTCACGACGTAATCGCTGACGCTGCCCAAGAGCACCCTGCAGTTCAGAGATACAAAAGATCAGCACTCTATTATGATGAAACAAACACACAATGTGGCTTAAGaacagcttggaggtcgtttggccGGTGGTCGCAACCTCTTGAGCTTGCCAAGGCCCCTGCTCCCAATGACCAGGGAGCTGATGGGCATGTCATGGATGGCTTGGCACAGCTTCTCGCGGGGATCTCCAAACAGGACTTTTGAAACCACGGAGACCTGTCGACAAATGAAAACGCGGAATTTTATTACAGGAAATGTGTCGAGGAGATCATGTATGATGATACATTATGGTCTGGAGTGGTCACCTCCTTCTGCTTAGCTATAGTGTTGAGCATGTCCAGCGTTTCAGCATCAGGCTTCACCCCATATTTCTTTGCAGTTGAAGGGTGAGAGAACTCCGAGAGGGGGATCAAAGCTGAAATGGAAGAAAGAAATGAGTACAGTGAGCACTGAGCAGTAGGCCACAGTTGTAAAACACGTTGATACAAGGTGTGAGCACACTAGGATCTTTCACATGTAAACTGCATGAACAAGGAATATCACACAAGCCATTCATGGTTAAATTCGCTATATGAACAGGAATAACTAATTTACTTCATTGATGCGTCCATATTTATCGCTGCCGTACATTAAAAAATGTAACATAATCTAAGCCGCAATGATGGATAGAGTATCTTGATTCTTTGGAACATAACTGTTGTGCATTAAGAAAAAAAAGAAACCTATTGGCGGACAGAACGGTTCTCTGAAGCTTAAATTGGAAGTGTAGCAAATCCTATGATCCCTGTGTAGTCATTACAATTTGCAAGCGCCAACAAATTACTATTGTTCATCCAGGTTAATGTTTAGCAAAACAAACAGGTTAGACCCGGAGCTTAATAAGAAATGGTTAGATCCAGAGTTTAGATCGAGTGGTCAGTTCGGCAAACCGAAATCGGCGCCGCTGCTCCAGAGTTAAAGCGACACCTAGGATCGGTTGCCAACCGCGCCCCGGACAAGCCATGCTCTGTCTTCGCTAGCCCCCCTTCTAAATCCAGTCAAAACAAATTCTACAACCAGAGCAGGATATTGCTGGTGGTATGCTCCGGTACAGCGAAAGGCAGACCAATTAATTCCAAGACAAGAAGCAAGTAGGCAACAGACATGACCACGAACATACGCGTGCGGGTCATGGCAACCGCTACCCCTTGCGCCGACGCGGCTCGTACAGATCGGAATCTTAGCACGGATCGGGGGGATTGGTGGGCGCGACAAGGAACTAAGATCAGGAGCAGCAAGCAGGCTGACAGGTACACAACTGGTTGCGGTACAGTAGGAAGAACAGGAGGactagggaggaagaggaggaaggagtTTGGTTGGTACGCACGCGAGCCGGAGGCCTCCCAGAGGAGGGTCTCGCCCTGCTCGTAGTCGGGGTCCTTGAGGACGTGCAGGAGGAGCAGGTTGTCGCCGGAGCGGAGCAGGTTGTCCGCCGCCCACTGCAGCGCCGCGCGGCTCCCCTCCGAGAAGTCCACCGCCAGGCCCACCCACCTCTCGCCGTCCGCAGCCATGGCCGATCTCTTCTCTTCTCCTCGCTCGGCTCTTGGGTGGTGGTGGAGGTCACCGCTGTTTGGAAGGAAAAGTTGGGAGACGCAGGAACAATTaaggacgacgacgacggtggtggCCTTCTCTTGTCGGCCAGAGGATATTTGTTTGACGCGGTGCGGTGCTACATGGCATGTGTGCGTGATTGAGGGCGCCCACATGCGCACCCGCTGGGACACCTTTGGAAATTTCCCTCTCTGCCTCCTGCAAAGATTCTTCTTTCTCCTAATGTTTGTTCGCAATCTGGAAATATTTCAGAAACTTGGGGCAATTATTATTACAGATTTCGGCGTGTAATCTAGTATAGTACAAGATGATTTCTGCATGGACAGATTTCGTGACTCCTTGGGGGAATTATGGATTTAACCCGCAAAAGAAAAGGAATTATTGAATTTTGAAACTTGGAAAATATCCATACTCGACACTTGAATTACTGTATTTTTGTTGCCAGTTCTAGAGCAACTAAAAGTTCCCCTCTGACGAAAAGTCCGGCTGAAGGTTCTACAAGAGACAAGTTTCTTTCTGCCAATTCATCAGAGCCAAGTTTGAAACGGTGGTGTGGACTCcacgcgctctctctctctctccatcaaaTTAAAATCATTAAGCTACGCATGAAGGGCGGCCAACCAGCTATCCCATGTGGCGCAAGCTGGTTGGCCGCGGTGAGAAATCTTTTGTTATTTTTTTAGATGAAAGTGTGGATTATTTTTCAAATGTATTTTTTTAGATGGAGATGAGGATCTCTGGTATTTTTTAAATGAAGGGTTATGCAAAGTGGCACTCGCTGATAGGCTGTtgtggattttttttcttttttacttttttttagaTGATGGTGAGgactttttttaaatatttttcagacagaggcgaagatccaaggactttatgtattattttaaaaaaaaatatgCATACAACTTTCTCTCAAACGGCGTAACCGGGTGGCGCCCCATATGCCAACAGGCGTACTACCATGCCAAGTGCTGCGCGACTATGGCACGCCACGGCGCGGTATGCTTCTGGAGTGATCACCAGCGCTGATGGGGACAGCTGAAGGTGCCGATGGATATTTGGAGGTCCACGTCACAATCTCGTGTGTGCATTTTCCTCTTTTCGGTTGTTTCTTCCCCCGTTCGCACCGAAAAGTTTGGTCTGGTTACTTTTTTTTACGAGGAAGCGTTTAAGAGCAACTTCgatgggccgacccaaacggatgatGTTTTTATTCGTTTTTTGTCCGCTTGGATCGGCAACACAAACGTCCGACGTTGTGTTTGGGTCGGCGTGAGCGCCCAACGCTGGCCCGACCCATTTCGTCGACGCGCAAAAAAAAATATTGCGAGCAGTTTGAAAATAAATATATGCATTTAATTAAACATAaaagccggccacgaaggccgGCGAAAGTCCACATTACATTAATAAAAACACTAAAAACAAGATGACGTGCTGCCCTAggcgttctcgtcggcggcggcgtctGCGTCGGGACCGGTGAGGTCGATCAACGTCGGCGCAGGGCCGTCCCAGGGGAACGCCGTGTTCCAGAAGACGGCGATGTCGGGCTTTGCCGTCGCTGCCTTGGCCTGACGCGCCTCCTCGTCGGCCTCGCGCTCGAGCATCTGCAGAC
The sequence above is a segment of the Triticum dicoccoides isolate Atlit2015 ecotype Zavitan chromosome 1A, WEW_v2.0, whole genome shotgun sequence genome. Coding sequences within it:
- the LOC119366517 gene encoding DNA-directed RNA polymerase V subunit 7-like; the encoded protein is MVFLQEEMSWNVLISPDQLSPKGLLLRKSIIVRLLEDVTNRKASKEHGYYIAVNELKTISEGKVRELTGDVLFPVTFTCITQRPMKGEILVGSVEKILKHGVFLKSGPIESIFLSEKSMSDYKYMGGENPLFMNDHSKLERDTAVRFKVMGFRWMEADRQFQLLASLAGDFLGPL
- the LOC119366506 gene encoding universal stress protein PHOS34-like yields the protein MAADGERWVGLAVDFSEGSRAALQWAADNLLRSGDNLLLLHVLKDPDYEQGETLLWEASGSPLIPLSEFSHPSTAKKYGVKPDAETLDMLNTIAKQKEVSVVSKVLFGDPREKLCQAIHDMPISSLVIGSRGLGKLKRVLLGSVSDYVVNNAACPVTVVKPASNHA